The nucleotide window TCATTGGCACTCATTAGCTTAACTGGATTTATCACCGGACTTGTTTTTACAAAACAATCACGGCCGTCTCTGTCTGAGTTTGGTGCCACCTCCTGGCTCCCCTCGCTGATAGCGATTGCGGTAATCAGGGCACTGGCACCACTGGTAACGGCCCTGATCTGTGCCGGCAAGGTAGGCTCCAGCATAGGCGCGGAACTGGGCTCTATGAAGGTGACAGAGCAGATAGATGCGATGGAGGTATCGGCCATTAATCCCTTTAAATACCTGGTGGTGACCAGGGTACTGGCGACCACCGTAATCATCCCGATACTGATGGCCTATACCGGCCTGGTGGGATTGATGGGCTCCTATCTGGATGTACATATCAATGAACAGACCAGCATCACCGCTTTCTTTCTGAAAGCATTCAAGGACATTACCTTTCTGGACCTGTTCTCCTCCACCTTTAAATCCATGGTGTTTGGCTTTACCATTGGCATTGTGAGCTGCTACCAGGGATACAATGCCTCACAGGGCACACAGGGCGTGGGTAAAGCAGCCAATACCTCCGTAGTGATCTCCATGTTCCTGATTTTTATTGAGGAGGTAATCATTGTTCAGGTAGTAAATTCGATCAGGTAGTATGAAACAACGTAGCGCAGAAATAGACAGGAACGAAGTAGTGATTTCGATCAGAGACCTTTATAAGTCCTTTGGTTCCAATCGTGTACTCCGTGGTGTAGATCTGGACCTGCATAAAGGCGAGAACGTAGTGGTACTGGGACGTTCCGGTACCGGTAAATCCGTATTAATCAAAATAATTGTAGGACTGCTTTATCCCGATGCGGGCACCGTAAATGTACTGGGCAGGGATGTGAACACCCTTACCGAAGCTGATCTGCGCGAGCTGCGCATGCAGGTAGGCTTCTCCTTT belongs to Chitinophaga sp. HK235 and includes:
- a CDS encoding ABC transporter permease, whose amino-acid sequence is MDSSNGQPEKPLISPGVDNFFIGVHTTFLFVARFFRELFRFPFETREFIRQCYMVGYKSLALISLTGFITGLVFTKQSRPSLSEFGATSWLPSLIAIAVIRALAPLVTALICAGKVGSSIGAELGSMKVTEQIDAMEVSAINPFKYLVVTRVLATTVIIPILMAYTGLVGLMGSYLDVHINEQTSITAFFLKAFKDITFLDLFSSTFKSMVFGFTIGIVSCYQGYNASQGTQGVGKAANTSVVISMFLIFIEEVIIVQVVNSIR